A region of the Gallaecimonas mangrovi genome:
GCAGGATGTGAATGCAGGAAATAAGATCTGCTACTTCGCCTCGTAGCTGGTAAGAGCTTGACATACAAAAAGGCTTAAAGTGGGGGTCTTGCTGAGTTGGCTTCGGCTTGGCCTCGCCCCGCGAAGCGGCGGCCGTCAGTCGAGCAGCAGCTCGCTCGATACCGCCCATAGGTGGCGGGCGATTAGCGGGTCTAACGCCCACTCCTTGACCCCATGCGGATGGTCGGCTAACGAGGCCTCGTTTCCTACGGTGTAGGCTTCGCGGCAGTCATCAAGATAATGTCCTCCGGTATGCGCAAATTCCGGCAAGGCGGCCGCTACCATCGTAGTCGCGACCCCCTGTTCAACGGTCTTGTAGCGAAAGACGCCCGCGGCGGCGGCGGCATCCAGTGAGGCCCGTTGCTGCGCCGTGAAGTTGCGCTGCAAGCCGGTGACGACGCCGCCGGGATTGACCGCATTGGCGACGATCCCGTCCGAAGCCCAAAGCCTGGTGGCCTCGACCGCGAACAGGGCATTGGCCGTCTTGGATTGGGCATAGGCGATCTGTGGGTCGTAAGGGCGACGTTCAAAATGCAGATCATCAAAATCAATGCCTGCTCGCATATGCGCGGTCGAGCTCAGTGCAACGATCCGGGCACCGTTCCGCTCTGCCGCGCCCCGAGCCAGCGCGCGATGCAATCCCGTGGCAAGGGCGAAATGGCCAAGGTGGTTCGTCGCGAATTGGAGTTCCCATCCTTCCGGGGTCCGTTCAAGACCACTGGTGACGACGCCCGCATTGTTGATCAGCAAGTGCAGCGGCGCGTCCCAGGACTCGACGAAAGCTGCGATGGACGACCTATCTGCTAGATCGAGGTAGGCAACGTCCGGCGCGGCAGTCTGGGTGTCCCGTTGGATACCCTTCGCCACCTTCCGACCGACGTCGAGGTTGCGTACAGCGAGCACGACCTCAGCTCCGGC
Encoded here:
- a CDS encoding SDR family NAD(P)-dependent oxidoreductase; its protein translation is MPAPSLISTPFTAESTAAEVMSGISLQGIRAIVTGASSGLGIETARSLAIAGAEVVLAVRNLDVGRKVAKGIQRDTQTAAPDVAYLDLADRSSIAAFVESWDAPLHLLINNAGVVTSGLERTPEGWELQFATNHLGHFALATGLHRALARGAAERNGARIVALSSTAHMRAGIDFDDLHFERRPYDPQIAYAQSKTANALFAVEATRLWASDGIVANAVNPGGVVTGLQRNFTAQQRASLDAAAAAGVFRYKTVEQGVATTMVAAALPEFAHTGGHYLDDCREAYTVGNEASLADHPHGVKEWALDPLIARHLWAVSSELLLD